TCGGGATATAATGCGGATCCATCGGGAATCTCCTTATTCTGCGATTCGCTCGCTCTGCAACGCCGTCGCGATCCGTCGCAGAGCGCCGCTTCCTGATTTCTCCTGAATCTGTCCGATCAAAAACTCAAAAGAAGCATCCCCATCGATGTGGTAATACGTCCCTACCTCCGCGTTTTCGATCAGGCCCTCTCCCCCGGAATCCTCCGAGACCCGAATGGATGGAACATAAACAAGGGCGGGAACCTGGTGGATGTTGTAGCGCCGGAACAGATTCGGATCGATCTCAAGGCGCACTGAAAACCGCTCGCACGCCGTTTTATGTGCGAGGCAGTCCGGATTTTTTAGCAGAATGCCCATGGCGAATTCCTGCAGCGGCTTGCTTCGCTTCATTCCTCCGACATAACCTCGCAACACCATCACGATATTCGGGTCATGCAGCCGAGCCAGCGCCGCGGCGTAGGTGCGAAGGGTTTCTTGCGGCAGACTCGATGAGATAAAAAGATAGATCCGCTCGGAGGAAGGGAGGATTCCGGCCGGGGGGCGCGCCGGGATCTCCCGGTTGAGGCTGTCGGAGGCGTCGGGGTGGAATCTCCGGCCGATCGCCTCCTGACCTCTTTTGATTCGGTCCTGCGTCTCGTCGGAGCGGAAGGAATCGACACTCCTCCCGGCGCGCTCCTCCATCTCCCGCGTCGTGAGATTCTCCGGCACGGTCAGGCGATTCGCGCCGATCTTCGCCTCGTTCATAGATTGCCTCAGTGATTCCGGATCGCTCGATCCGACATATTGCGCTCTCCAGAACTTTCCATTCACATAGATCCGGATCACCGCGACGGATGGATCGAGTCGCGCGGTCAATTTTCCCGCCGCCAGGTCGCATTCGAAAGAGGCCGACCGAAGATAAATCGACTCTCCTTCGATCGCTTCGATTTGGTCGCATCCGCTCTGCGGCTCGAATTCGATCGCGCGAGCCTCCCCCCCCGCCTCGGATCGCCAGCCGAAGATGAACACCGCCAGAAGCAGAAGAGAGAGGATCATGATCAGAAGACCGCGGCGGCTGAGGATCGAATGAGGGGTGCCTCGGCCCGCTTGCTCGAATATTCTAGAGCGCACAGCATTTTCTCCGATTGAAAATGACCCAAAGAAAATTGTCGTTCACGTTTCCTCCCGCCCGAAAGGGCGGGTTTTTCATGCTCCCCCAGATCAGGCTGCTTCGTCCGATCGGCTGGCAGGTGGAATCGCGCACCGGCTTCGCCATCTGAATCCGGTAATTGTGCTTCACCCAGATCGGTGTGGGGACACAGGCGCACAGATTGATTCCGGCATCACAAACCAGCAATTCCCGAGACAGTTTATAGATCATCCTGGCGGCGATCGCCGCGTTGGCCTGAATATAGGCATCCTCATTGACGTGTCCCGTGAGCGGATAGGCGGAACCCCACGACCCCATGCACCAGAACAGCGCGGAGAGAGGCAGCCCGCTGTTGGCCGCGACACTGTCCGCGATGCAAGAGAGCTGCGAGACGGGGTTGGCGAAGAGCAGCGCCTCCGGATTGATCATGAAGGCGAGCATGTCGTTGTTCCAAAGGGGGTCGATTTCCGTGATGTAGGCCAGATCGAATCCGGAGTGCTCCACACAGACGTAGTCGACGAGCAGCTCCAGGATGGCCCAGACCGGAAAGATATAGTAATGCGCCTGGGCGAAAGTGCTCACGCCGGCATGCTGCTGACTTCCGACCCGGCTGTTGGCCCCTCCGAAGAAGCCGTTCGAGGGATTCGCGAAGGAGGCCCCCAGCGCCGGAAAGTAGTAGGGATCCTTCACCGTTTCCACCAAGCGGCGGGGCTCCCAAAAGCTGATCGGGATTCCGGGCCGAAAGAAGACCGGCGGCGGGGCCGGACAGATGCAGGGGACGAATTCGGCGTCGGGTGGATCGGGCATATCGCCGGGGATGGCGGTAATCCCGCCGATCTTGATCGGAAAGATGCAATTCCAGCAGACCTCTTTGACCGGATTCATCGGTGTTCCGCTCGGAGCGGCCATGGCCGTATGCCCGGCGAGACACAGAGCCAGGGCGGCGGCAAAGAGGAGGATGTGATACCGCCGCGTTTTCATGAGATCGACGCTCCGGAAGCCGAAGCGCCTATCGTGGCTGTTTTTTTCCAGGCGGCTCAATTTCATGCACCTCGATCATTGATCCTTTTTGAATCGCCACGGCCGGAACAGCGGTCAGATTCATGCGCGAGAGGAGGCTGCCGTTCGCGTAGAAGACGGGCCGTTTAAATTTCTCCATCAGCTCGAAGTAATTCCCATCGGTGAGCAGCAGCATCGCGCGGGGCTCCTTCGCGTAAGAAGAAGCGCCATACCAATTGACCTGGTCCGGATCCGATCCGTCGATGAAAACCAAGATATTGGGAAGGGATACATATTGAAGCGGGTTGAACGTGAACCCGCTTGGATAAAGGACCCCTCCCCTCCCGTCCGGAATCTCCTGTGTCAGGGTATAGGTCATATCGACCGGATAGCTGCGAGCGACTCGGGCGCGCGGCACGGAGATCAGACCGCTCGGCCGATACGACTGAATCATTTTCTCCATCTTTTTCTTCTCAAGGAGCTTCTCCCAGTTCACCCGCTTCGCGGCTTCTTCGATTTCAATCAGCGCGTCCGGCTCCGCGATCGGATAGGTGGCGCCGACCGTGCCGAGGCGGACTCCCCTCCCGGAGGGTTTGATTTCCGGCGCCGCGAAGGTGTCGGAAACCGCGCCCGCGGATAGGAAGATCATTACGATGACCCTAAGGCTGCAGGTTGCGATAAAACGCATCGATTTTGTTTCCTATCTCTTGTTGGACCGCGATGTCGCCGCGGGGAACCACCCCATCCAAAGGAAGCGCGACCTGACTGAAATCGATGTATTGGAGCTCTTCCGGTGTAAGACCGATACAGTTGGGGGCCGCGGTGCTCCCCCATTGACCGTCGGGGGCGAAATTCGTCAGTTGTCCCCTTCCCTGCTCTTGGATCACCCGGGCCAGCTTCGAGTTAAAACAGCAGTAGACGTTGGCGCGCTGCACGCAGCCGACCAGCGGCCAGCGGGTTTTGCAGTAATCGCCGATGAAATGACAGCTCTCCGCATCGCGCAGTGTATTCGTCCGCCACTCGTTCTCGGTGCAATACTCCCGGAAGATCAGAAAATCTTCCCGCGCGTTGTCGCAGCAATCAAAGAACGATGTTCCCGCCCCCGCGGGCCGGCACTCCCCTGGCGTTCCGTTAAAGATGTAGAGAGGACCGAGACACATTCCGCTGCTTGGATCGACTTGCCCGTCGTTCTGGTAGGCGGTCATGTCCGGGGTCACGGTTTGGGGGGGATTCGCGGTCAGATCGATGCACCGGTTCGACGAGCACTGATAGGCGCCATTGTTGTTCATGCAGCTGTATTCTCCTCCGAGGGGACAGGTGGAGTCCCCCTCATAACATTCGTTTCGATTGCTGTCATAGGTTCCGACTGCGCACTGAGGCGGGGCTTGACAGACCCCGGCGGCGCTATCGAGGAGATACCCGCTCGGGCAGCCATCATAGGGCCGCTCCCATTGGGCTGAATAGCAGCGATCGTCCTGAAGATTGAAGCAGAATCCCTCCCCGAACCACTCGCTGCCGGGCTGGAGCCGAACCGCTGCCGGCGCAATTGCGTATGTAAGACGAACGTGTTCTTTGAGGTAACCTGCGGCGGCCTGTCGATTCGCTTGGGGTCCGGACTGGCTCGCACTCCACCAATTTCCTCCGGAAAAGTCCGAGGAGGAGCTCCAAGCACCTCCGGTCGTCAGGCTCCAATAGGTGGTCCTCGCCACGGTGCTGCTGGCAATCGCCAATCCGTTTTCCTCAAAGGATCGGATCATTTGAGGACCGCCCGGATTGGTCACCGTGAGGTCGTATAGACCGTCATCGGTCAAATCGATTTGTAATCGGAACGCCCAGAGGCCGGATTGTCCCACCAGTTCCATAAAGAGCCACGGCCTCCATACCTGCTGAATCGGCGCCTCGCATCGATCCGAATTTCCATTGATGCCGCCGCCGGGGGGGCAGATCGGCTGTCGATAGGTCGCAGTGCAGCCGACGGCGCCGACGGGACAGAGCGGACCCTCCGGTGTGTTCATGCACTGACCGCTCTCCGCACTTCCGGTGGTCGCGCCGTCCCCGTTGAGGTCCTGGCCGCAGACTAAGTTTTGAGCGGCAGCGGATGAGAGGGATGAAGCAAGAAACAAGAAAATCGACAGGATCGCCTCGGCCATCATCCCCGCCGATTTAGGTTGTACGCTCTCTTCGGAGTGCGGCGTCATCGTCATCGGGAATGCCCCCAGTGGCGATCCATTCTCTCTTTTAAAATGTTCTTCAGAACCACCGCGTCTCCGTATGCTTGAACAGAGTCTCTCTCCAGCGCTGTTTTGAGCGTGAGTTTCAGCCAGCTCGAAATCGTCGGATCTCTCATAATGTCTCTGATCTTTTTGTCGAATCCGTTCACATTGAACCCTACCGTCTCACGCCGCTGCTGCAGATCAAATCCTCACCCGCCCGTTCCAAGGCACTCATCAGAGCCGCCGCCTCCGCGAATTCATCGATGCACTGGCAGTCTTTGAGGAGCTCTTCCCCGGGCCCGGCCGGACACGAACCGCCGCCGCAGCTTCTGTAGAAAAACTCATAGCTCTGGGTCGAGGTCCGGAACTGGCCGGTGTGCCCCGCCGCGCCCGCGTCTGTATCCTGAATCGGACGCCTGGTTTTACACGCCATCTCGCATCCCGCAAACGTGGCTCGCGCCGGCGTTCCAATCGAGCCGCCGATGCTGACCCAGCTTCCATTCTCATCCTGCCTGAAATCCTGAAAGCGGACGGAGGCGCTCTGATCGGTCACGCTCTGCGTCACGGAGGACATTCTCCGGCGCGCGTCATCGAAATTGAAACCATCGCCGATCCGACATTGATAGGAGCGCGTTTTCTCCCACCAGGCGCGGCAGATGTGGTAACTCGACGCCGATCCGTTTAACGTCACGCAGGATTCGATCGGAGAGAGCCCTGTCGGATTGAAAATGCGAAAAGTCGCGACGCCATCGACGATTTCCTCCCGAAGGGAGCATTCGGGGTCTGAATCGAGCGCGCTGCAGCTGTCGGTGGTCGCCTCTGAGAGGACGTCCGACCGTCGTGTACAGAGCCGGTAGTAGTCGTAGCTGTCATAGGTACACCGATCGAGCCCATCGCGTTGGCTTCGATTTCGGAAAGACTCCGCCGAGGTGCCCAGGAATACCGCGCCTTCCGGAACGGAAGCATGCGGGGCGGCGGCCGGCGGGTTGCAATAATCCGAGACGCGGGAGCATCGGCAGTCGTTGTTGCCGCGAAACGTTCCGCTGAGGACCTTTAAGATCACCGTCTGCTCATTCGACTGCAGCGCCCCGGCCGGGGGAGGAAACTGACAGAGAGTGTTGACCGAAGCGACGTTCACCGACCGCTCCAGGCGACACCGGCGTATTTCCGCGGTCTGATCCCGCGCGGCCGGGGAAGTCGTCAGCAGCGGATAGGCGCTCCCCGGATCGGCCGACTGCGCGGCGAGTTCCGCATCGAGCGCGCCGGCGATCGCGACCGGGTCATTGAATAGGAGCTCGCGCGCGACGGTCGCCGGCGCCGGCGTGCAGGACCCGGCGTTTTGACCGAAATAGGTGATTGCGCTCCCATCAATGCGGACATCGCTGATAGCGTAGTTCGGATTGCTTTTCTGAAGAGCGCCGACAACACCCCCGCCCAACGTGGTGAGAATCGATCCGAGATTCGAAAAGGCAAGGTTGTTTCCACAGCTGGCATTGATACAGAAGCAGCCGCCCAGCGCGGTCGGAGTCGCGTTTTGCAATCCAGCCCGCCCATCGCTTCCGGCGGTCCAGCGATAATACCGGCAGTTGTTCCAGGTGCCTGGATCGCAGGAGATGATTCCGTTTCCGCAGATTCCCGATACACCGAACGGAACCTGGTAGGAGGCGTCTCCGGTCCCATCCAGGTCGGTGTCCTGGCCGATGATCACCTGGGAGAGATCTCCTGTCGCGGAGGGGACGGCCAGAAGATTCAGGAATTCCGTCGAAGCGGGGCAGGAGAGCCGGGAGGTAAAATTCTGCCTGCCATCGAGCGTGGTCATCGGAGTGTTTCCGAGGAGCGGATTCGTGAATTCTTGCAGCCCTTGGAGGGTGCCGAGGCGATCCAGCGCGAGGCGGCCGGCCGCATCGCCCGACGCCGCGGGGTTTTGTGCGAAGGTCCAGGAAGCGGCGAGCAGCAGCGTCATCATCGCGCTCAGGAAGGCTTCTGAAAAACAACCCTTCCGATTGCGAGCCGCCGAAGCTATCGGGTTTCTATTTTCCTCACACGATTCGAGCCGGATCATCTTTGTCCTCTGCTATTGCATGTTCACAAGACCTTTGGAGAAGTGATAGGCGCCGAGGATCGGATGCTGGGCCATCTGCCCCACCAATCGCTTCTCCAACTCCACGGTCTTCTGCCACGTCTCCAACTGTTTATGGAAATTGTCATACCGGCTGATCGTCAACTCGTAGCCGGCGCGGGTGACGCCGCCCATTCTCTGGCGCATCATTCGGGCGTCCTCCCCATTCAGCGGATCCCGATCGGAGCGCCCGGCGGTCTCAAGACGCGCCACCCCTCGGTAGAATTCGGTGGCGATCGCCGAGAGCGTCTCATAGGCGAGCTGGGTCGAGAGAATGTTGATTAATTCAACGCGCAAGGTGCTGATATGCAGCGGCTGAATGGAGAGGAGGTTGATTAATTTATACAGCGGCATTCGAAATGCGTTCAGAAATTGGAGGTCATCGGACACCAGCGCCTGACGATTGACCAATTTGTCAAAGATGCTGTCCATCCGGACGCCGACCCGGCTGCAGAGGGTCTGGAGCGTAACCGTCACCGGCGTCGGAACGCTTGCGATAATCTGATAGCCGGGTAGATCCACACTGACTTGGGTGCACTCCCCGGGATTGCTCCCCCAAATCCATTGACTGATTAATGCGCTAAAATCCCCGCCCAGGGCCGATTCCGAAAGGACCATCGGGGTGATCCCCCGGCTTTGGGAGAGATCGGTCGGGAATATCGGAATGACATCTCCGATCAGGTATCGGAGGAAATACTCGGTCGGTCCGTCATTGAAGTAGGTATCGGCCAGGGCGCGCGTCAGCAGCGGCTGTCTGAAGTTATAGTGAACGCAGGCCGGATTCGCCGGATCACAGCCGGCGGCGGTCAAGGTTTGCTCAAAATCCTGGACGAATCGGCTCGCCGAGGAGAGCGACTCGTTGACCCCCCGCAGCCAGCTGCTCTCCTGCCCGCCGATAATGCGCTCGTTGATCGTATTTCCGACCAGCTGTCCGGTGGCGCCGCCGAGCGCCTGTGCCGCCTGGCAGCTGGTCATGTTCAGGCCGTTTATGGAATTGGCCAGCGACGTCAGCGTGGTCGCGGCGGTCTCGCACTGCTCGCAGACGGTCGCCAAAGCGACATTGAAGGCGAAGGCCGGGGCCGCGGCGATCACCTGCTCGAGGAAGTCGACCAGGTGTTCCTGATTGAAGTAGCTAAATCCCCCGAACGTAATATCGATTCCCCCACATCCCGCTTTCAGCCGTGGGGGGGTCACCTGAAAGGGCTGGAAGACCATATTGGGGGTGCGAAGATGAAGGCCGCCTCCCCAGAGAAAATTCCGCTCCTGGGATTGCACGGCCGTCGGATTCTCCACCTCGATGACCGCGTTATCGAGAAATTCCTGCATCGATCCGGCATAAGCCGCCGCGGCGCCGAGGTCGAGGAGCAGGCAGATCGCCACGATGTTAATGAATAAGCGATTCATCTTTGATCTCTCCTAAAAGATAAAGGCCGAATAAGACCGATCGCTTTAACTCGTCGAGCGTGTGGAGTCCGATTCCGATTCGCTGCCAGAGCGCCTGGTCGTTGCGATTGAGCACGATAAACAGGTCCGGCACCGGGCGCACATCGAGCTTCTGAGCGAGCGAAGGTTTCTGCTGAATATCGATGTATTGGACATCCCACCCGTAGGTCCTCGCGAAGAGCTCGATCACCGGCACCTGATCCTTACAATAAATGCATCCTTCTTGAACCATCACCACCAAGCCGGTTTTCTGACCGGATCCTCTGAAGATTTCCTCCGAGGCGTCCTGTTTGAATCGGGTCTGCGCTTCTTTTGCATAGGCCGAGGTGGGAATACCGGCAATCCGGGAGGCGAGCTCCGGATCGGTCTTCGCCAGCAGCTTCGTCGTGTCGGTGAAGCGCTGGGCCTTGTCCACGAGCCAGTTTTTGTACCTCATATATTCCCGTACATTTTTCTCGGACGGGCGCATCACCGCGATTTTACGACTCTCTCTCTCCAGCCGGTTGATTTCGTCCGGATCGAGCCGATCGAGAATCTCCCATGGGATTTCAACCTCCTCTTTTTTGAGCAACCGGTGCTGATTCCCGCCTTCCGAAAGGGGGGTGTCTTCTTCATTTTTCTTCTCTTCCATGTCGGGACAGAGCCGCTTCCAATACCAGCCCTGAGGATTGCTTTCATAGAAATAGCTCTTATCCCCGCAGGTGGATGCCGCCGCCTCGGCACCGATCAAACCGAAAATGAGGGAGATTAGCAGTAAGATCGACATTCGCGCCTCCCCTGTAGCAGGCCGCATGCAGACGGCCTGCTACAGGCATACTCGTTCTTGATTACATCGTCAGCGTGTATCGCGCGTTGACCACGGCAGGCCAAACGCCGACCGTCAATGCCAGGACGAACGCCACGATACCGGGAACGATATAGGCGTTCACAAAGGAGACCAACGCGACCACGATCAAGAGCACGCCCGCCAGTTTGCCCCATCCTCCCTCCAGCCCGTCCGTGATCATGGTCCAGAGCGAGTCGACTTCGGTTCCCCCCGTTCCGGCCCAGGCATGGTTGAGGAGCGGATCGAATAAAAGTCCAACCGCCACCACCGCAAGCAGGGCCAAAACACTCATTCTCATAAAAGATTCTTCACGCGATTTCATCGAATGTCCTCCTTGTTTTTCTGTTTTTAAGGAGGGGGATCTCCCCTCCGTTCTCTGCAGGCCGAGCCGATCCACCTTCAGGAAGGGCCGTTCTGCAGTAGCGTTTCGATCTGCGGGATGTTTGCGCCGTCGACCCGATGTTTGTTGATAAAGAAGACCGGGGTGCCCCGCACCCCCATCTCTTCGGCGATCGCTTTGTGGTCGTCGAGGATCTCCGTGATCATCGGATCGTTGCAGACCTCATATTTCCGGTCATCCAGATCCCCCGAGAAGACCTCGTCGTACGCCGCTTTTTTGTCTGCGGCGCAGAGGATGTATTTCGACTTACGCTCCGCGTCGGGATGAATTTCCTTGATGGGGATTAAAAAGATGTACCGGGTCAGATCGCCCTGTTTTTTAAGAAACCGGGAGCTTTTTCGGCAGTAGGGGCAGTCCGGATCGAGGAACTCGATGACGATATTCTTTCCCGTTCCGATGCGGATGGCCTTGTCGATCGGGAGGCGATCGAGCTTCGCCGCGGCCAATTCCGCCCTGCGCGCGGCCGAGAGGTTTCGGCCCTCCTTTGTGATCATCTCGCCGAAGAAGCGATGATCGGTTTTCGGATCATAATAGAAGACGCGGCCTTCCTCGGTGACCACTTCATAAAGCCCCTTCATGGGCGCCTCCTGAACGCTTGCGACCTTCACCCCCGGAAAGCGTTCTTTGAGTAACTGCTCGGGCGCGCTTGTTTTGTTTGCATAGGCGACATTGACCGTCCCTCCCAGGAACGCCACGGATATCACCCAGCCCGACATCATCGAATAAAACACAAACGGCATCTTCGTCATCGGAACCTCCCTTCTTAAGATTTCCCCTATTCGGAATTTCCCATCTCGGGTACCGCGTTGTCCATCTCTGTATCGTGTGATCACGACCCTATCAAATCGAAGGGGGTCAGTTTCCTGTCATTTTGGACCCCCCTTCTTTTTCCATTAAGAAATGCATTGCAGCCGCTCTGTGCCTAGCGAATCTGCTTTTTTGAGGGGGGGGTCCAAAATGACAGTGAAGCGACCCTCCCCGATTTAATAGAATACGGGCCAGGTCTCTTGGCGCGAGATGAACTCCCCGCCGCTGCTTTGAAATGCGGACCAAGAGGCGATTTTGAATCCAGGGGCTGACGGTAAAGCGCGTGGCCATACGCTGCCTCGTCACCGAGATACGGCGGAGAGGCGCGAATCTGATCTGGAAGGGACGATCGATCTTTGGGATCTCTCTCCCGACGACTCAATGAGAAGGAGCGATGGAGCGGATGATCTCCGAAGAGGCGCTAAAGGATATCGATCCATTTTTCTTGGTTTTATTCGGAGTCGGGTTTCTGCTTCTGCTTTTGATCCCCTTTCTCAAGAAGAGATCGAAACGGGGCACAGGCCGTTTTGCAACGATTCTCGAAATAATGCGCCCCTTCGGCAATTGGACAAAGTGGCCTTTAAACGCGCTGGGATCTATCCTTGTTTATCTTTTGCTGCTTCTAATGAGCGCGGCGGCTTTGTTCATCCATCAAGGCGTTGCTCCATTCAAGCAAGGAGTTAAACTGGCCGCGGTCGCGATCGCGCTGTGGGTCGTGGCGGCTGTTTTTTACCGATTCCTGAGCACCGCTTTTTTCATTCGAGTCAATTCATGGCCTTTCGGTGAAAGAGGACTTTTGGGAATGCGGGTGGAACTCACCCTTTCAGAAAAAGACAGATATGAGCACATCTTGGTGGAAGGAAGAGCGGGCGCCGGTAAGACATCCGGTTTCATGATCCCTGGATTGCTAAAAGATGCAGAGGGGAAATGTTCCGTCGTGGCCCTCGATGTCAAAGCCCCCGAGATCTATGACACCGTCGCCGGATACTGGAATAAACATGGGAAAAAGGTGATTCTCATCGACCCCTATCATAAGGAGGGGATCGGGTTTGAACCGCTGGCCGCTTCCATCGGAGGCGTCGCCCTGGCGAGACTCGAGCAGATGGTCTATGGAAAACCGAATACGCGCGCGGACGAGCAGAGCAAATATTTTGACGATCAGGAAAGGCGCCTCTTCCGGCTTTACTGTACGCTGGTGCAGACCTTTACCGATCCGACGCAGGTGAATCTTCCCATTCTCTATCAGCTAGGCGTCAGGGGAATCAAGGTTCTGGAAGAAGCGGTGCAGTACTGCAGAAATGAGAAGGTGCAGGAGGAGTTTCAGCTTTTCTCCGAGAGCAAACATCGGCTGCCGGAGCTTCTCGCCGGCATGTTGAACAAATTGGATTTCCTCAGCGATCCCGAGATCTCCGCGGCATTCTCGAGATCCGATCTTGATTTGGAGATACTTTTTCGTGAGCCGACCCTCCTGATCATCGCCAGTCCGCAAAGCAATCCGAAAGCCCGCTTGGCCGCGGCCGTCGTCCTCAGAGCCCTGATGCTGAAGGTCTATGAGCGTCCCAATCGAAAAGAGGGAGAGGGCCTCCCGCTCTTTCTCTACCTCGATGAGTTCTACAATATCTATCTTCCGGACATGCCCGATTTCGTCGTCACGGCACGCTCGGCTCGCGTCGGGGTCGCGACCTTTTATCAGACGGATGAGCAACTCGATCAATACGAGCGCCACGAAAAGGCTTCGCTCCAGGCCAATCGTAAATTCGAAGTCTATTTTCAGGGGCTACCGATAAAGAAATGCAAGGAGCTCTCTGAACGTATCGGGAAGACATTAATCAAGGTGAAAGAGCGATCGCGATCCTTTCTCCGGGGCAATCAGGTCCGGATCACCGAACGAGAGGCGGACTTATTGAGTCCGGACGATATCCAGAATCTGGCTGATCACAAAGCGCTCTGCTTCGTCGCCGGGGTTCGTCCGTTCCTTGTCAACCGTCTGATGGCGCACAAAACGCGCCGCTACAAGAAAAAGCTGAATTTTCCTCCCGCGCCCTATCGTCCTACCCCGGAGCCGTTGATCGCACCGGCATTTCGGGACCTTCCGGAGCCTCCGGCCTCCGGGCCCGGTGCTCCGCCGGCCGGCTGGCCGAAGCCGCCGGAGGAGACCGGTCAGCTCTATCAGTTCTAGATCAGCTCGCCAACTTCTTTTGAATGGGGGTGATCATGCCACAGCCTGTCAATGCATTCTCGGAGGTGAAAGAACGCGCCGACATCCTTGAGATCGTACAGTCCGAAACAGGCCGGATCGTGAAGGGGAGAGGAAACCGCCGCTTTTTAGAGGAGTGTCCCTTCTGCCACGGGCACGGCTGTTTTAAGATCGATCTTCAAAAGCAGCTGTTTAACTGCTTTCAATGCGCGGATGGAAAGACCGGAGGCGATGTATTTGACTTTGTGTGCAAGCTGAAAGGATGGGACAAGGCCATCGCCTTAAAGGAGCTCGCAACCAGGGTGGGCTATCAGCTCCCGGAGCGGCGCGCGAACCGAAAGCGGGATCTGCGGGAGGTGATCATGGCCCAAGCGAAGGCCGACTGGGCGCTGCCCGAAGCGAAAGAGGCTTGGGACTATTTGATCATCGAACGACAGCTTTCCCCCGAGGTCTTGCAGAAACACGATATCGGATACATCAGGGACCGGACCGATTTGATCCGGCTTCTGGTGAAGGAAGGCTTCAGCATCGATGAGATCAAAGCGACCGGCATCCTGACGCGGGACTATGGTGATTTCTATCGAATCCTCATTGGATGGCGGAGTTTACAGGGGCGGGTGATGGGATTCGTAGCGGCGGCGACATCGGCGCGGCTTCAATCCGTTCCACCTGAGCAGATGGATGACTTCCCTAAATACAAGAATTGCGTCGATTTTAAGGTGGATGCCCCCTTCAACCTCTACTACGCCAAACATTGGGTTCCGGAGGACGGGA
The Candidatus Manganitrophus noduliformans DNA segment above includes these coding regions:
- a CDS encoding type IV secretory system conjugative DNA transfer family protein, giving the protein MERMISEEALKDIDPFFLVLFGVGFLLLLLIPFLKKRSKRGTGRFATILEIMRPFGNWTKWPLNALGSILVYLLLLLMSAAALFIHQGVAPFKQGVKLAAVAIALWVVAAVFYRFLSTAFFIRVNSWPFGERGLLGMRVELTLSEKDRYEHILVEGRAGAGKTSGFMIPGLLKDAEGKCSVVALDVKAPEIYDTVAGYWNKHGKKVILIDPYHKEGIGFEPLAASIGGVALARLEQMVYGKPNTRADEQSKYFDDQERRLFRLYCTLVQTFTDPTQVNLPILYQLGVRGIKVLEEAVQYCRNEKVQEEFQLFSESKHRLPELLAGMLNKLDFLSDPEISAAFSRSDLDLEILFREPTLLIIASPQSNPKARLAAAVVLRALMLKVYERPNRKEGEGLPLFLYLDEFYNIYLPDMPDFVVTARSARVGVATFYQTDEQLDQYERHEKASLQANRKFEVYFQGLPIKKCKELSERIGKTLIKVKERSRSFLRGNQVRITEREADLLSPDDIQNLADHKALCFVAGVRPFLVNRLMAHKTRRYKKKLNFPPAPYRPTPEPLIAPAFRDLPEPPASGPGAPPAGWPKPPEETGQLYQF